TTGCTCGTCAGGTGGCACAACAAGCGGATTTATTATTATTTGTGATTGCGGGAGATATTACTCAAGTTGAATATGATGCCCTTTCTCAATTGCGGGAAGCGGGAAAACCGATATTATTAGTGTTTAATAAAATTGATCAATATCCAGAAGCTGACCGACAAGCAATTTATGAAAAAATTCGCGATGAACGAGTCAAAGAATTATTATCTCCTAATGAAATTGTAATGGCAGCCGCTTCTCCTTTAGTGGCGAAAGCGATTCGTCGTCCTGATGGAAGTTTAAGTGCTCAATTAACGAGGGGAGAACCTCAAATTGAAGAATTAAAGCTAAAAATTTTAGAGGTTTTGGATCGGGAAGGGAAATCTTTAGTCGCTTTAAATACAATGTTATATGCGGGAGATGTGAATGAAAAATTAGTGCAGCGAAAAATGGAAATTCGGGAACAAAGTGCTAACCGAGTGATTTGGAATGGAGTGATGACAAAATCCATTGCGATCGCCTTAAATCCCCTGATGATGATTGATTTATTAAGTGGGGCGATGATTGATGTGGTTCTCATTTTAACCTTATCTAAACTCTATGGAATTTCCATGACTCAACAAGGTGCAGTTGAATTATTACAAAAAATTGCCTTAAGTATGGGAGGAATTACAGCCAGTGAATTGGTAGCAAATTTTGGCTTAAGTTCGTTAAAAAGTGTATTGGGATTAACCGCACCCGTAACCGGGGGATTATCCTTAGTTCCCTATTTATCCGTCGCCATTCCCCAAGCTGCGATCGCAGGAGTCTCTTGTTATGCCATTGGACAGGTAACAAAAGCTTATTTAGCTAATGGTGCATCCTGGGGAGAAGAAGGGCCGAAAGCTGTTGTTCAACATATTTTAGAAACCTTAGATGAAACTTCTATTTTGAATCGAATTAAAGAAGAATTATGGAGCAAAATTAATGTTAAAAACAGAACTTTAGAACGTTAATTTTTTTAGGTGTTATTTTTAATTGATCTGTTAAACCTTTTTAGCTTTAGATATTTTTGGAAATCCTCTCCTGCTTCCCTAATATCTGCATCTTCATGCTTTAAAGCTCGTTTAACTAGCCTTTCAGTGAGGTGATCGTCAATATTAATATACAGTTCTAACAACCGTCTATATTCTTCATCCGCACCATCAGCTAACACCTCTTCAGCACCATTTTCAATATTGTTTAACAACCAACTTTTCGGTAGAGAAAGAATAACTTCTCGGCAGAGTTCAATATCCGAATGAGAAACACTAGCTAAAGCCACCAAATCATTGAATAAATGCTGACGTTCTGGTAAAGTAAGGTAAAAAAGCAATCGCAATGCAGTCCCTCTTTCTCTAGGATTTTGTAATGCTTTTTGCAGCATTTCTACTCTGTCTGTACAACTGTTCAGAAAGGCTTGACGGCTTTGGATATAATCCCATTCTCTAGTGACAACTAATTGCCACAAATCTATATTCTGAGAAGTTTGTTGTTGACTGAACATAACCTCTATTAGATATTTCTCAACTAAGCGGATTGTTAACTATCTACTAAGAACAGCTAACAATCCAACTCAGGTTTTAATACGCTAATCCCACTAATTTAGCGCTTAAATCCCACATTTTTTGAGCTTTTTGATCATCACTGGCTTGGGGAGAGACTTTCTGCACAAAAGATTTGCGATCTTTCTTTTGTCGATTTCCCCAACTCCAATAGACTCCCGACTGTTTATATTCAGGATCAGCGACAACCATGGCTACGCGATCGCCCGATAATTCTTCGGTAACAAATCCCCCAGTAATGTATTTTTGAAAGATGGGGAAAATCTTCTGAAATAGGGGATAATGGTTGCGGAATAAAGCCGTTGTTGCTACACAACCCGGATACAAAGAAGTAAACGTAATTCCGGTAGACTCATGATAACGGCGATGTAATTCTCGCATCGTTAAAACATTACAAACCTTACTATCTTTATAAGCTTTAACAGGTTCAAATTTTTTACCATCAATCATTGTGATCGGATCTTTGAAACCTTGTTCAAACCCTTCAAGATTTCCTAAATCGGGGCGGGGAGGAATTTTCCCTCCTAACTCATCAGGGTTGTGGGTAACAGTTCCTAAAATCACCATTCTGCGATCAGGATAGGAAGAGCGTTTCATGTCCTCTAACATGACATTGCAGAGGTAGAAATGTCCTAAATGGTTGGTGGCTACGGTTAATTCATACCCCTCTGGACTCCATAAAGGCTCTTTAATTAAAGGCATATAAATCGCCGCATTGCAGACTAACGCATCCAGGGAACGACCCAAAGACCGGAAATCCGCAACAAACTGTTTTACACTGGCTAAAGATCCTAAATCTATGGGAAGAATTTTATAGCTGTCGGGGGACATTCCCAGAGATTGAGCAGCCTGTTCAGCTTTAGCTAAATCCCGACACGCCATAACCACATACCAACCCTTTTGGGCTAAGGCTCTAGCGGCTTGCAAACCAACGCCCGAAGACGCTCCCGTAATTACAACTGTTGCTTGATTTGCCATAGGATTTTAACTCAATTGACCATCGTTGACTCTTTCTAGGATCTCATGTTTTATCACACTGATTGACACTCCCCTACCTAAAGGCGAGGGGATTCTTCATTCATAGACTCAACCGCTGCGTATTGAGTTGTTTTCCCTTGTGCCTTGAACTCCAAAATCATCATTTGACGTGGAACCTCTAAGCCAAATAGTCTAACATAAAAAAGCCGCCCTATAAGGACGGGGCTTGTACCCATTTTTTGGGGTCACTATTGTAGCGAGTCCTTCAGGACTCAGAGTGATTCGATTGTGTTAAATGAATGGCTATCAATCATTGTTTTCAATATAAGGAATGGTGAAATGGAACTGACTTCCTTGATTTTTCCCAGGGGAATCTGCCCAAATTTCCCCTCCCCAACCATTAACAATTTGTTTGCCGATCGCTAATCCTAAGCCTGTTCCACCCACACTACGACGTAGAGAACCTTCTTCTTGATAAAAACGCTCAAATACCGCGTCTAGTCGATTCGGTTCGATTCCCCGTCCCGTGTCGGAAATTGTGACTTCGACCATTTGATCGCTATTACATTGAGCACTAATCGTGACTTTCCCATCAGGATTTGTAAATTTACAGGCATTATCTAATAGTTTAGACAGTAATTCTACTAACCATTCGCCATCGGCTTGAACTAAAGGTAAATCTGAGGGAACTTGGGTTTCAATTCTTGGGACTTCATGGGCTACATGATGGGTACGAATGCCGCTAATGGCTAAATCAATACATTCTTTCAATCGTAATGATTCAGGATTCCAATCCACTCGACCGCTTTCTAAATGGGATAATTTTAAGAAATCTTGAACTAACTTTCTTAAGCGTTCAGCATCCTCTAAAGCTGTATCTAACATCACTTTTCGCATTTCCACAGGCATATCCGGCTCTTGATTTAAGGTTTCTAAACACACTAAAATCGTCGATAAAGGTGTTCTTAATTCATGTCCGGTAATGGCAATTAAATTGCTGCGGGTGCGTTCTAAAGCTTCTAATTGTTGATTTAAGTCTTCTAAATTGGCGTAGGTTTCTGCTTGAATAATCGCGGCTCCTAATTGCGTTGCGATCGCATCTACCATCGATAAATCATCTTCTTGCCATAAAGAACGATTACAATTACATTGGTGCAGTTCCACCATGCCTAAAAGTTGACCCTGGTATAAAATTGGAATCATTAACCAGCCTTTAATTTGCCATTTTTGAGCAATCTTTGTTAAAGCTTCTTCGGACTTTGTTAAAACTAATAGCGTTTTTTCGGCAGCTTCATTAGCTTGATTGATTTTGGTAAAATTATTTTTATTGATGTCATTAATATAAATTCGTTCTTGCCCTTTAACAACTTCTTGAAATAAAGGATTTTCTCGCAAAATCCAGGTTTTTCCTATCAGAGAAATCATATTATTACATAAATATTCATTTGAAATTTTAACGGAATTATCTGTTGCTTTGCAGCGATAAATTAAACAACGACAAGCTCCCATTGCTTCCCCTAATTCTTGGGTTGCCACTTTGATCACTTCTTGAGGATTCAAAGATTGCCGAATAGTAGCGGTAATCGAATTAACTAAACGTTCCTTTCGTTCTTTAGCGGCTAAGGAACGATAGACCCGTAACAGTTTATGTTGACCCGCTTGTAAATAAGTCACTAAACGATAAGCAAAGGGATCATTAAGAGAAGAACAATCTTGAGAAATCGAATTAGATTTGCTCCGAGTTGTTGTTTTTTTGCCTTTTCGAGTTCCTAAACGAATCCCAAAACTACTAAACCCTTGTTCTACCTTTTCTGTTAATTCAGGGCGGTAATGTAAAATGCGTTCAAACAGCAATTCTGCAACTTTAATACAGACTTGACGATCTGATGTCCAAATCCCTTCAAAGGGACGAGCTTGATCCATTAATAACTGTTCTGGCATCTGGGAATTTTGAACTAAATCTTCTCGTTCAATACAGACTAAACAGGTTGAATAATATTGTCCTAAAACCAATAAATTCCATTCTTGACGCAGTTGATCTTCTGGGTTAAACGCCACTGTTTCATGATGGTCAGAAGAGTTTGTAAAGGCTGTTTCTGAAGCCGCCATCACATAGACTTGGGGTGTGATTTCAGAAATTCTGCGGTAACGGTGAGCTTCTTGACGATAAAATCGTTCCTGTTGAAAGGTCGCAATTACCAGAGGTTGGTCAGATCCCGCCAAAACTTGATCCTCCATCGCATGAGATAGAGCCGTTAAAGAGGATTTAAAATAAATTTGGGGCTTTAAACTGGGCAGGAACTGCACCAATTCTGTTAGTACCGAGGTCGAGATACTCATCTAGGGTGTCTTCGTTCAGTAAAATTGGGATGAACGGCTTGTCTTGACTTTGATGCTGATGGAGTTAGATTTACCCATTTTAGTAGCAAGTTTAGCAGGTTTAGCATTCCTCCCCGTCTTTAATAGAAAAAATTAGCTGTCAGCTTCCGCTAACAGCTTGTTCAATGTCCCAAATGATGAGAGTTTTAGAGTCTAAACTGGGTTTTTCCTCTGAGGTCTTTGTTCCAAGGAACATTAATGAATTGATCATTTTCCCAGTCCGTTGGATAAATGGGGGGAATGCGAATATGATTAGAGCGAACCAGGACTAACCAACGTCCATCTCTCGTCAGATAACCCAATTCCGCAATATAATCGCGATCGCTCATGGAAATGGGAACATACCATTCTCGTGTTATTTCATCACATTCATATTCTTGCATGGACAAGGGTGGCTGAGTGTCCATATCAATAGCAGTAACATCATAAACCCGCAGCAGCAGATAAATTCCGCCTTGCTGACGTAAATATTCTTTATGTTCGTTGGGAACATCCCAATAAGCATAAGCCCAATTGGGGTCACGGGGAAGCAGGAAAATCTGACTCTGACCATAACCATCGGGTAATGCTGGGAGTCCTTGGTCTACATCCGCAAGGGAGGGTTCAAATGTAATCTCTTTTCCGAGGTTAAATTTAGTGGCTGCTACATCCGCTTCTGAACGAACATCTTGATGGGCTACTCCTAATTCTATTTCTTCGGGTTCAGTTTTTGCGAGTTCAGAAACCGATAATTCTGGTTCTATTAACTCCTCATCAACCGTTGCAATTGTTGGAGATTCTTCCTCAATATCCGGTTCTACAATAGCGGGTTCTGTTGCAATATTAGGTTCTGTTTCTAATATTGGGGAAACCGATAATTCCGGTTTGATTAAATCCTCATCAACCGTTGCAATTGTTGGAAGTTCTTCCTCAATATCTGATTCTACAATATCTGATTCTGTTGCAATATTAGGTTCTGTTTCTAATATTGGGGAAACCGATAATTCCGGTTTGATTAAATCCTCATCAACCGTTGCAATTGTTGGAGGTTCTTCCTCAATATCCGATTCTACAATAGCTGGTTCAGTGGGGATATCAGACTCAGTTTCTACTATTTCAAAAACTGATAATTCTGGTTCTATTAACTCCTCATCAACCGTTGCAATTATTGGAGGTTCTTCCTCAATATCCGATTCTACAATAGTAGATTCAGTGGGGATATTCGGTTCAGTTTCTACTATTTCAAAAACTGATAATTCTGGTTCTATTAATTCCTCACCAACCGTTGCAATTATTGAAGGTTCTTCCTCAATATCCGATTCTACAATAGCAGGTTCTGTTGGGATATTGGGTTCTGTTTCTAATATTGGGGAAACCAAGAGTTCCGACTCTGTTAGTTTCTCAATGGGTGCTTTTGTCGTCAAAAATTCTGCGATTACGGCTTCAGCTTCACTCTCATCAATTTCTGCAATTAATACCGCTTCTGCAACTTGCTGAATTGCCCTATCTTCCATAGAAGCAAATTCTTTTTCAGTCTGATTATGTTTTTTAAGAACAGTACGAGGAGTAGAAACAGAAGAAACAATAGGAGAAAAGGAGGTTTTCAGGGATTCTGTTGTAGACTCGTTTAACTCCATTCCTCCCACTAATACTGGACTAGAAGGAGTCTGATGTTGCTTCCTAGAAATATCAGATTCTGTAGATAATACAGGAGTAATAGACTCCTTAGATTGTTTATCCCCAGACTTAGAACGTTGAGTTTTAAATTGTAACCCCAGCCAAAATCCTAAAACCGGAATCATCGGTAGTAACCACCATAACCAACTTGGGATTTCTCCTTCCGTTGCAGGAACCGTTGCTTGCTGCACTTGGGAAGATTGGCTAACGACACTATTCTTTTTTGTTCTAGGTGGAAGTGGAGACGAATCAAGCTGGCTCAACAGGATGGGTTGTTGAGAACTCAGGGCTACCTCAGATTTTGACATAGGTTTCAGCTTGACATCCCATTCATCCTGACTACTCAAGGGTTGTCGCTCAATATTAAGCTTCCTAACTTGTTTTGAGGATAGCAAGGACGACTCTGAAAGCGTAGTAGAATCCGCTACACTGGTATTAGAAGGCCATCGAGAGGCTGCCCAGGCAACGGGACTTGTCGCTATTGATAACAATAACGTTAAGGTCACTATCGATGTATCTTTTTTATTTAACAACATAGATAGAATCGCAAGCTGATAATCCCTAATTTAACTAAAAATTATAGTTGAATAACAATATTTAAGCTTAATCGATCAGAAAATTGAAGCATCGCAAGGTATATGCCCAGGGGAACTAGAGGCGAACAGGTGAAAGTTGTCTATTCCCTTCTAAATTTTAACCGATTAGAAGTCACTTTCATCCCATTGCCTGATTAAAAAATCCCCCCTTGATTTTCATTCCATTAATAGGGGGAATTAAATTGTGTAAAAATAGATTGTTTTTCCAGGCTAACAATGATAAGTTTTTGTAAAATTTTCACGATTTATAATCAATTGTCAACCCTATTCTTAATTCTAAAGTTCTTTATTTTTTCTAATCTTCATCCCGAATATCATCGATTGAACCCGGAGAAGATTTATATAAATTATCTAATTGATTTCGAGCATCTTGAACCGACAAGGAACGCATGACTAACAACGGTTCATTAATTAAATTTCCGGCTTCATCCAGCAGTTCTGGATGGAGAATTTTTTGCATCCGTCCTGAGTTCATTGACCCGCCATAATTGCGAGAATCTGGAAGCTTTTGGGATTCCATTCCTACGGTTAAAAGACTATGAATTAAATTACGAACAGCCAGAAACGCTATAACGGTAAAAGCCAGAATGTAAACTAAGTGTAGCATTGTTATCTCCTTAAGGGTAGGGGGTTTTCGGTTAATCGAACACCATTTTTATGTCAGAAAGGATTTTTATCTTAAAGGTTTAGCCGGAGTCCGTTGAGAAGTTCCTGTCCCTAATTTTGACATATTCTAGCCAGGAGTCAAACCTTTTTATTGAACTAGAATAATCAATGTTCTACTGAGGATAGAGCTTAAGGGGAGAAACTTCTGTAAACTATTTATCGGATTGATTCGGATTAATTCACCGAAAATAAAAATTGCATTTGTCCCAATCAAACTTGTTTTTCCTGGTATTCAGCCTTTAAACTTAATTTTTAGCTGGGTTAGCCTGTTCGATGCGAAATCGCGTGGCAACTTGCCAACATTCTGTTAAAAGTTGATGCCAAGGTATTAATACTGCCATTTCAATTCCAACTTGTCCCCCCGTTGCCTGAAACAACGTTTTAGCAACTCTCACCTC
The sequence above is a segment of the Planktothrix tepida PCC 9214 genome. Coding sequences within it:
- a CDS encoding GTP-binding protein, whose translation is MNLDDELNTTLLSFTDLQAELNLRHAQDALREIVEHLDLTPTEREGLEPDIGGLQRMMDKLDRTSVQIAVFGMVGRGKSSVLNALLGQEVFITGPIHGVTQTTQMQEWQVTENSASPIPAVSYRISQIELIDTPGIDEVDGETREQIARQVAQQADLLLFVIAGDITQVEYDALSQLREAGKPILLVFNKIDQYPEADRQAIYEKIRDERVKELLSPNEIVMAAASPLVAKAIRRPDGSLSAQLTRGEPQIEELKLKILEVLDREGKSLVALNTMLYAGDVNEKLVQRKMEIREQSANRVIWNGVMTKSIAIALNPLMMIDLLSGAMIDVVLILTLSKLYGISMTQQGAVELLQKIALSMGGITASELVANFGLSSLKSVLGLTAPVTGGLSLVPYLSVAIPQAAIAGVSCYAIGQVTKAYLANGASWGEEGPKAVVQHILETLDETSILNRIKEELWSKINVKNRTLER
- a CDS encoding protochlorophyllide reductase codes for the protein MANQATVVITGASSGVGLQAARALAQKGWYVVMACRDLAKAEQAAQSLGMSPDSYKILPIDLGSLASVKQFVADFRSLGRSLDALVCNAAIYMPLIKEPLWSPEGYELTVATNHLGHFYLCNVMLEDMKRSSYPDRRMVILGTVTHNPDELGGKIPPRPDLGNLEGFEQGFKDPITMIDGKKFEPVKAYKDSKVCNVLTMRELHRRYHESTGITFTSLYPGCVATTALFRNHYPLFQKIFPIFQKYITGGFVTEELSGDRVAMVVADPEYKQSGVYWSWGNRQKKDRKSFVQKVSPQASDDQKAQKMWDLSAKLVGLAY
- a CDS encoding DICT sensory domain-containing protein translates to MSISTSVLTELVQFLPSLKPQIYFKSSLTALSHAMEDQVLAGSDQPLVIATFQQERFYRQEAHRYRRISEITPQVYVMAASETAFTNSSDHHETVAFNPEDQLRQEWNLLVLGQYYSTCLVCIEREDLVQNSQMPEQLLMDQARPFEGIWTSDRQVCIKVAELLFERILHYRPELTEKVEQGFSSFGIRLGTRKGKKTTTRSKSNSISQDCSSLNDPFAYRLVTYLQAGQHKLLRVYRSLAAKERKERLVNSITATIRQSLNPQEVIKVATQELGEAMGACRCLIYRCKATDNSVKISNEYLCNNMISLIGKTWILRENPLFQEVVKGQERIYINDINKNNFTKINQANEAAEKTLLVLTKSEEALTKIAQKWQIKGWLMIPILYQGQLLGMVELHQCNCNRSLWQEDDLSMVDAIATQLGAAIIQAETYANLEDLNQQLEALERTRSNLIAITGHELRTPLSTILVCLETLNQEPDMPVEMRKVMLDTALEDAERLRKLVQDFLKLSHLESGRVDWNPESLRLKECIDLAISGIRTHHVAHEVPRIETQVPSDLPLVQADGEWLVELLSKLLDNACKFTNPDGKVTISAQCNSDQMVEVTISDTGRGIEPNRLDAVFERFYQEEGSLRRSVGGTGLGLAIGKQIVNGWGGEIWADSPGKNQGSQFHFTIPYIENND
- a CDS encoding DUF4912 domain-containing protein, with protein sequence MLLNKKDTSIVTLTLLLSIATSPVAWAASRWPSNTSVADSTTLSESSLLSSKQVRKLNIERQPLSSQDEWDVKLKPMSKSEVALSSQQPILLSQLDSSPLPPRTKKNSVVSQSSQVQQATVPATEGEIPSWLWWLLPMIPVLGFWLGLQFKTQRSKSGDKQSKESITPVLSTESDISRKQHQTPSSPVLVGGMELNESTTESLKTSFSPIVSSVSTPRTVLKKHNQTEKEFASMEDRAIQQVAEAVLIAEIDESEAEAVIAEFLTTKAPIEKLTESELLVSPILETEPNIPTEPAIVESDIEEEPSIIATVGEELIEPELSVFEIVETEPNIPTESTIVESDIEEEPPIIATVDEELIEPELSVFEIVETESDIPTEPAIVESDIEEEPPTIATVDEDLIKPELSVSPILETEPNIATESDIVESDIEEELPTIATVDEDLIKPELSVSPILETEPNIATEPAIVEPDIEEESPTIATVDEELIEPELSVSELAKTEPEEIELGVAHQDVRSEADVAATKFNLGKEITFEPSLADVDQGLPALPDGYGQSQIFLLPRDPNWAYAYWDVPNEHKEYLRQQGGIYLLLRVYDVTAIDMDTQPPLSMQEYECDEITREWYVPISMSDRDYIAELGYLTRDGRWLVLVRSNHIRIPPIYPTDWENDQFINVPWNKDLRGKTQFRL
- a CDS encoding DUF2973 domain-containing protein; the protein is MLHLVYILAFTVIAFLAVRNLIHSLLTVGMESQKLPDSRNYGGSMNSGRMQKILHPELLDEAGNLINEPLLVMRSLSVQDARNQLDNLYKSSPGSIDDIRDED